The Phoenix dactylifera cultivar Barhee BC4 chromosome 9, palm_55x_up_171113_PBpolish2nd_filt_p, whole genome shotgun sequence genome window below encodes:
- the LOC103701867 gene encoding lipid phosphate phosphatase 2-like isoform X2: MSMHKAQGLGSYSTVSYLEIYRLMADIQLGAHTIKSHGVKVARFHMRDWIILLVLGVIVVILNVIDPFYRFVGRDMMTDLKYPLKSNTVPFWAVPVIGIVLPSAIFIAVYFRRRDVYDLHHAILGLLYSVLITAVITDAIKDAVGRPRPDFFWRCFPDGKEVYDNATRNVICHGEKGVIKEGHKSFPSGHSSWSFAGLSFLAWYLSGKIQAFDRKGHIAKLCIVFLPLLGAALVAISRVDDYWHHWQDVFAGGLLGLIVASFCYLQFFPPPSDADGWGPFAYFQMLAETRNSIHGSTNTNALASRQSDIGTFNISSEHLVGIRI, from the exons ATGTCTATGCACAAAGCACAAGGATTAGGCTCGTACAGCACAGTTAGCTATTTGGAGATA TACAGGCTTATGGCCGATATTCAGTTGGGTGCTCATACTATAAAATCCCATGGAGTAAAGGTGGCAAGGTTTCACATGCGTGACTGGATTATACTACTAGTCCTTGGGGTGATAGTAGTGATACTGAATGTTATAGATCCATTTTATCGCTTTGTGGGGAGAGACATGATGACTGATCTGAAGTACCCACTGAAGAGTAACACAGTGCCATTTTGGGCTGTTCCA GTGATTGGAATTGTACTGCCTTCTGCTATTTTCATTGCAGTATACTTCAGAAGGAGGGATGTATATGATTTGCATCATGCAATACTGG GGCTTTTGTATTCTGTGCTTATAACTGCGGTGATAACTGATGCAATCAAGGATGCTGTTGGTCGACCTCGGCCTGACTTCTTTTGGCGCTGTTTTCCTGATGGAAAAGAG GTTTACGATAATGCCACAAGAAATGTTATATGTCATGGAGAGAAGGGTGTTATCAAGGAAGGGCACAAAAGTTTTCCAAGCGGGCATTCTTCAT GGTCATTTGCAGGCCTCAGTTTTCTTGCCTGGTATCTTTCAGGCAAAATCCAAGCTTTTGATCGCAAAGGGCACATTGCCAAACTTTGCATTGTGTTTCTTCCTCTACTAGGTGCAGCACTTGTTGCAATTTCTCGAGTGGATGATTATTGGCATCATTGGCAAGACGTATTTGCTGGTGGCCTTTTAG GATTAATAGTTGCTTCATTTTGTTATCTGCAATTCTTCCCACCACCTTCTGATGCAGATG GTTGGGGCCCTTTTGCATATTTCCAGATGTTGGCAGAGACACGCAATAGCATTCATGGATCAACTAATACAAATGCTCTTGCTTCGCGCCAATCAGATATTGGAACTTTTAACATCTCATCTGAACATCTTGTTGGGATCCGCATATGA
- the LOC103701868 gene encoding lipid phosphate phosphatase 2-like isoform X1, which translates to MPSCWLLNSRRRDNMGEIQLGSHTVQSHGVKVAKIHKHDWFIVVFLMMLVVALNIIHPFYRFVGKDMMTDLKYPLKSDTVPVWAVPMISVLLPIAVFVAVYFRRRDVYDLHHAILGLLFSVLITGVITDALKDAVGRPRPDFYWRCFPDGKELYDRVTGNVICHGDRNLVKDGHKSFPSGHTSWSFAGLGFLALYLSGKIKAFDQRGHVAKLCIVFVPLLVACLIGISAVDDYRHHWQDVFAGGLLGIIVATFCYLQFYPAPYHADGWGPYASFQVLAESRANPTNAANQQPEGSDNNGLPRTHQNRTEPNDLESGRM; encoded by the exons ATGCCATCTTGTTGGTTGCTGAATTCTCGTCGAAGG GACAATATGGGGGAGATTCAACTAGGTTCTCACACAGTGCAATCTCACGGAGTCAAAGTGGCAAAAATACATAAGCATGATTGGTTTATTGTCGTTTTTCTTATGATGCTGGTGGTGgctttgaatattattcatcCATTTTATCGTTTTGTTGGAAAAGATATGATGACAGATCTGAAATACCCACTGAAGAGTGACACCGTGCCAGTTTGGGCTGTTCCA ATGATTTCAGTATTGTTGCCAATCGCTGTTTTTGTTGCTGTCTATTTTCGTAGGAGAGATGTTTATGATCTGCATCATGCGATACTAG GCCTCCTTTTCTCTGTGCTGATAACTGGAGTTATAACTGATGCACTTAAGGATGCAGTAGGGCGACCTCGTCCTGACTTTTATTGGCGTTGTTTTCCTGATGGAAAGGAG TTGTATGATCGAGTAACAGGAAATGTTATTTGTCATGGAGATAGAAATCTCGTAAAGGATGGACACAAAAGTTTTCCTAGTGGTCATACTTCAT GGTCCTTTGCAGGTCTTGGTTTTCTTGCATTATATTTGTCAGGAAAAATTAAAGCATTTGATCAAAGGGGTCATGTGGCAAAACTTTGCATTGTATTTGTTCCTCTGCTTGTTGCATGCCTTATTGGAATATCAGCAGTGGATGACTATCGGCATCATTGGCAGGATGTTTTCGCTGGTGGCCTTCTAG GTATTATAGTGGCTACCTTTTGTTATCTGCAGTTCTACCCTGCCCCCTATCATGCTGATG GTTGGGGACCGTATGCATCCTTCCAGGTGTTGGCGGAGTCACGAGCCAATCCAACTAATGCAGCAAACCAGCAACCTGAAGGTAGCGACAACAATGGATTACCCAGAACCCATCAGAATAGGACAGAACCAAATGACTTGGAGTCTGGGAGAATGTGA
- the LOC103701868 gene encoding lipid phosphate phosphatase 2-like isoform X2 yields MPSCWLLNSRRRDNMGEIQLGSHTVQSHGVKVAKIHKHDWFIVVFLMMLVVALNIIHPFYRFVGKDMMTDLKYPLKSDTVPVWAVPMISVLLPIAVFVAVYFRRRDVYDLHHAILGLLFSVLITGVITDALKDAVGRPRPDFYWRCFPDGKELYDRVTGNVICHGDRNLVKDGHKSFPSGHTSCLGFLALYLSGKIKAFDQRGHVAKLCIVFVPLLVACLIGISAVDDYRHHWQDVFAGGLLGIIVATFCYLQFYPAPYHADGWGPYASFQVLAESRANPTNAANQQPEGSDNNGLPRTHQNRTEPNDLESGRM; encoded by the exons ATGCCATCTTGTTGGTTGCTGAATTCTCGTCGAAGG GACAATATGGGGGAGATTCAACTAGGTTCTCACACAGTGCAATCTCACGGAGTCAAAGTGGCAAAAATACATAAGCATGATTGGTTTATTGTCGTTTTTCTTATGATGCTGGTGGTGgctttgaatattattcatcCATTTTATCGTTTTGTTGGAAAAGATATGATGACAGATCTGAAATACCCACTGAAGAGTGACACCGTGCCAGTTTGGGCTGTTCCA ATGATTTCAGTATTGTTGCCAATCGCTGTTTTTGTTGCTGTCTATTTTCGTAGGAGAGATGTTTATGATCTGCATCATGCGATACTAG GCCTCCTTTTCTCTGTGCTGATAACTGGAGTTATAACTGATGCACTTAAGGATGCAGTAGGGCGACCTCGTCCTGACTTTTATTGGCGTTGTTTTCCTGATGGAAAGGAG TTGTATGATCGAGTAACAGGAAATGTTATTTGTCATGGAGATAGAAATCTCGTAAAGGATGGACACAAAAGTTTTCCTAGTGGTCATACTTCAT GTCTTGGTTTTCTTGCATTATATTTGTCAGGAAAAATTAAAGCATTTGATCAAAGGGGTCATGTGGCAAAACTTTGCATTGTATTTGTTCCTCTGCTTGTTGCATGCCTTATTGGAATATCAGCAGTGGATGACTATCGGCATCATTGGCAGGATGTTTTCGCTGGTGGCCTTCTAG GTATTATAGTGGCTACCTTTTGTTATCTGCAGTTCTACCCTGCCCCCTATCATGCTGATG GTTGGGGACCGTATGCATCCTTCCAGGTGTTGGCGGAGTCACGAGCCAATCCAACTAATGCAGCAAACCAGCAACCTGAAGGTAGCGACAACAATGGATTACCCAGAACCCATCAGAATAGGACAGAACCAAATGACTTGGAGTCTGGGAGAATGTGA
- the LOC103701867 gene encoding lipid phosphate phosphatase 2-like isoform X1: MADIQLGAHTIKSHGVKVARFHMRDWIILLVLGVIVVILNVIDPFYRFVGRDMMTDLKYPLKSNTVPFWAVPVIGIVLPSAIFIAVYFRRRDVYDLHHAILGLLYSVLITAVITDAIKDAVGRPRPDFFWRCFPDGKEVYDNATRNVICHGEKGVIKEGHKSFPSGHSSWSFAGLSFLAWYLSGKIQAFDRKGHIAKLCIVFLPLLGAALVAISRVDDYWHHWQDVFAGGLLGLIVASFCYLQFFPPPSDADGWGPFAYFQMLAETRNSIHGSTNTNALASRQSDIGTFNISSEHLVGIRI, from the exons ATGGCCGATATTCAGTTGGGTGCTCATACTATAAAATCCCATGGAGTAAAGGTGGCAAGGTTTCACATGCGTGACTGGATTATACTACTAGTCCTTGGGGTGATAGTAGTGATACTGAATGTTATAGATCCATTTTATCGCTTTGTGGGGAGAGACATGATGACTGATCTGAAGTACCCACTGAAGAGTAACACAGTGCCATTTTGGGCTGTTCCA GTGATTGGAATTGTACTGCCTTCTGCTATTTTCATTGCAGTATACTTCAGAAGGAGGGATGTATATGATTTGCATCATGCAATACTGG GGCTTTTGTATTCTGTGCTTATAACTGCGGTGATAACTGATGCAATCAAGGATGCTGTTGGTCGACCTCGGCCTGACTTCTTTTGGCGCTGTTTTCCTGATGGAAAAGAG GTTTACGATAATGCCACAAGAAATGTTATATGTCATGGAGAGAAGGGTGTTATCAAGGAAGGGCACAAAAGTTTTCCAAGCGGGCATTCTTCAT GGTCATTTGCAGGCCTCAGTTTTCTTGCCTGGTATCTTTCAGGCAAAATCCAAGCTTTTGATCGCAAAGGGCACATTGCCAAACTTTGCATTGTGTTTCTTCCTCTACTAGGTGCAGCACTTGTTGCAATTTCTCGAGTGGATGATTATTGGCATCATTGGCAAGACGTATTTGCTGGTGGCCTTTTAG GATTAATAGTTGCTTCATTTTGTTATCTGCAATTCTTCCCACCACCTTCTGATGCAGATG GTTGGGGCCCTTTTGCATATTTCCAGATGTTGGCAGAGACACGCAATAGCATTCATGGATCAACTAATACAAATGCTCTTGCTTCGCGCCAATCAGATATTGGAACTTTTAACATCTCATCTGAACATCTTGTTGGGATCCGCATATGA